GCCTGTTCGCGCAGGTTGGTATATTGCCCGCCCGGCATTTCGTGACGGTAGACCTCGGAGGTGCCGGCGCGGATGTCGGGCTCGAAGGGCGCATACTGCCGGCGCACGCCCTCCCAGTAGCGTGACAGCGACTGCAGCGCACGCAGGTCGACTTTCGGATCGCGCGCTGTACCTTTGAGCGCAGCCACGATCGAGCCCAGGCTGGGCTGCGAAGTCAGGCCGCTCATCGAGTCGAGCGCCCCGTCCACCGCGTCCACCCCGGCCTCGACCGCAGCGAGCACGCTGGCAGCCGAGATGCCGCTGGTGTCGTGGGTGTGGAAGTGCAGCGGCAGCGCGGTCTCCTCGCGCAGCACCCGCACCAGCTCGGTGACCGCATTCGGGCGGCACACGCCGGCCATGTCCTTGATGCACAGGATGTTGGCGCCGGCCTTCTCGAGTGCGCGGGCCATGTCGACGTAGTACTTCAGGTTGTACTTGCTGCGCGACGAATCAAACAGGTCGCCGGTATAGCACATCACCGCCTCGCACAAGGCGCCTGCATCGCGCACCGCATCGATCGCGACCCGCATGTTGTCCACCCAGTTGAGCGAATCGAACACGCGGAACAGGTCGATGCCACCGACGCCGTCGGGTCCGCGCGCGGCCTGCTGCACAAAGTGGCGCACCACGTTGTCCGCATAGTTGGTGTAGCCAACTGCGTTCGAGCCACGCAACAGCATCTGGAACAGCACATTCGGTATCGCCTCGCGCAACAGCCCCAGGCGCTGCCACGGGTCCTCCTTCAGAAAGCGCATTGCGACGTCGAAGGTCGCGCCACCCCAGCACTCAAGCGAGAACAGATCGGCGCCCATGCGCGCGTAATGCGGGGCCACGGCGAGCATGTCGGCGGTCCGCATGCGGGTCGCGAACAGCGACTGGTGGGCGTCGCGCATCGTGGTGTCGGTGAGCAGCACGCGCGGTTCGTCGCGCATCCACTTCGAGAAGCCCTCCGCCCCCATCTCCTTGAGGCGGTCACGACTGCCGGGCGGGATCGGCGCGCCACGATCGCACGCAGGCAGGCGCGGGCGCGGGATCGGCAGCGGTGGCGCGTTGCGGCCCTTCATCTCCGGGTTGCCATTGACGATGACCTCGCCAAGGAAGTTGAGCTGTCGTGTCGCCCTGTCCTGGCGCAACGGAAAATCAAACAGCTCCGGCGTCTCGTCGATGAAGCGCGTAGTGCATTCGCCCGAGGTAAACAGCGGGTGGGCGATGACGTTCTCGAGAAAGGCGAGGTTGGTCGATACGCCGCGCACCCGGAACTCGCGCAAGGCCCGATCCATGCGGGCGCTCGCCTCGTCCGGGGTATTGCCCCACACCGTCACCTTCACCAGCAGGGAGTCGTAGAACGGGGTGATGACCGCGCCGGAATAGGCGGTACCACCGTCGAGCCGCACACCCAGGCCCGCCGCACTGCGGTAGGCCGTAATGCGGCCGTAGTCGGGGGTGAATCCGTTCTCGGGGTCTTCGGTGGTGACCCGGCACTGCAGCGCATGGCCGTGAAGGCGGATTGCCTCCTGGTCCGGGATCATGCTGTCTTCGTCGCCGATGCGCGCGCCTTCGGTGATGCGGATCTGCGCCTTGACGATATCCACGCCGGTGACCTGCTCGGTCACCGTGTGTTCGACCTGGATACGCGGATTGACCTCGATGAAGTAGAAGTCGCCGGTATCCACGTCCATCAGGAACTCGACCGTCCCGGCGTGCGAGTAGCCCACTTCACGTGCGAGCTTGAGCGCCGCTTCACACAGCTCTGCCCGGCGCCACGCATCGAGGTAGGGCGCGGGTGCGCGCTCGACCACCTTCTGGTTGCGTCGCTGCACCGAACAGTCGCGCTCGAACAGATGCACCAGCTGGCCGTGGGTATCGCCAAGCACCTGCACTTCGACGTGACGCGCACGCCGCACCAGCTTTTCGAGATAGACCTCGTCATTGCCGAAAGCCGCCGCAGCCTCGCGACGCGCGGCATCGATCGCATCGCCGAGTTCAGCCTCGGACTCAATGGCGCGCATGCCGCGACCGCCGCCACCCCAGCTCGCCTTGAGCATCAGCGGATAGCCTACCTCTGCCGCCAGGCGACGCGAGGCATCCAGGTCATACGGCAGCGCACCGGTCGCTGGCACCACCGGCACACCGGCACGCTGCGCCAGTTCGCGCGCAGAGACCTTGTTGCCGAGCTGACGCATCACCGCCGGGCTCGGGCCGATGAAGGCAATCCCGGCCGCCGCACAGGCCTCGGCGAAATCGGGGTTCTCGGACAGGAAGCCGTAGCCCGGATGGATTGCGTCCACCTTGGCCTCGCGCGCAATGCGGATGATGTCGGGGATGTCGAGGTAGGCCTGGATCGGCTTCTTGCCCGCCCCCACCTGGTAGGCCTCGTCGGCCTTGAAACGATGGAGGGCGAGGCGGTCTTCATGCGCATAGATGCCGACCGTGCGGATGTTCATCTCGCTCGCGGCACGGAACACCCGAATGGCGATTTCACTGCGGTTCGCGACCAGAATGCTGCGGATCTTCTTCATGTTTGGCTGCTCCATGTTGTCAGGCCTCCAGCGCCTTCACGTGCGTAATCACCTCACCAATGGCCTGCTGCGCACTGCCGTACAGCATGCGGCAGTTGTCCTTGTAGAACAACGCGTTTTCGATGCCTGAGTAGCCCGCGCCCTTGCCGCGCTTGACCACGATCACGTTGTGCGCCATGTCCACGTTGAGGATGGGCATGCCGTAGATCGGGCTGCTCTTGTCGGTACGCGCCACCGGGTTCACCACGTCGTTGGCACCGATCACCAGCGCCACATCGGCCTGCGGGAAGTCGGCGTTGATCTCCTCGAGGTCGAAGATCTTGTCGTAGGGCACACCGGCCTCGGCCAGCAGCACGTTCATGTGCCCCGGCATCCGCCCCGCCACCGGGTGAATGGCAAACACCACCTCCACCCCGGCCTCTTCGAGCAGCTGCGCCATCTCCCACACCTTGTGCTGCGCCCCGGCCACCGCCATGCCGTAACCGGGCACGATGACGACCTTGCTCGCGTAACGCATCACCGACGCGGCATCGAGCGCGGAGAACTCCTTCATCGTGCCTTCGATGGCCTCGCCCTCACCCTCTGCCGCCGCGCCGGTAAGCGGGGCGAAGATGATGTTCTTGATCGGGCGGTTCATCGCCTTGGCCATCAGCTGCGTGAGCAGCGTACCCGAGGCACCGACCACGATGCCGGCCACGATCAGCGCGGGGTTGCCGAGCACGAAGCCTTCGAAGCCCACGGCCAGACCGGTGAAGGCGTTCAGCAGCGAGATCACCACCGGCATGTCGGCGCCGCCGATCGGCATCACCAGCACCGTGCCGAGCGCGAGCGCGAGCACGAAGAAGATGAACACTTCAAAGCCGCTCGGTTGCGCCGAGTAGCTCACCGTCAGGCCCACGCCGAAGGTGGCCAGCGCGAGGAAGAAGTTGACGTTGTTCTGCGCCGGCAGCCGGATCGCTTTCTTCATGATCCCCTGCAGCTTGGCAAAGGCCACGCAGGAGCCGGAGAAGGCCACCGCACCGATGATCGCGCCCAGCGCCATCAGGGTGGAGGTGATGCCGTCGTGCGCTGCACCGCGCACCAGTTCGACCCCGGCAATCGCCGCCGCCGCACCGCCGCCCATGCCGTTGTAGATGGCGACCATCTGCGGCATGTCGGTCATCTTCACCGTCTTGCCGCTCCACCAGGCCACGCCGCCGCCGAGCACGATCGCGGTGACGATCAGCCCAACGTTGTGCAGCCCCGGCATGAAGAAGGTGACCACCGTGGCGCCGATCATCGCGAAGCCGGCCCAGACGATGCCGCGCCGTGCGGTCACCGGCGAGCTCATGGCCTTCAGGCCGAGGATGAACACCACCGCGGCGATGAAGTACGCCATGCTGACAAACCAGTTTGAACTCATTTCGCGCCCCCTTCCTTACGCCCACCGGGCTTGAACATGGCCAGCATGCGCTCGGTCACGATGTAGCCGCCGGCGGCGTTGGCCGCGCCGAGGAACACCGCGAAGAAGCCGATCACCAGTTGCACCGGATCTTCCGGGTCGGCGTGGCCGAGGGCGACCATGGCACCGATCAGCACCACGCCGTGCACGAAGTTCGAGCCCGACATCAGCGGCGTGTGCAGAATCACCGGCACGCGCGAGATGACTTCGTAGCCGGCAAACGCGGCCAGCATGAAAATGTAGAGTGCGGCAAAGCCTTCCATGATGTCTCTCCTTACAGACCGAGGATCTGCTTCACACCCGCGTGGCGCACTTCGCCCGCGTGGGTGAGACAGCATCCGGCCATGACTTCGTCTTCCCAGTCGAGCGCGAGCGCGCCATCCTTGATGAAGGGCGAAATGAAGTTGAACAGGTTCTTGGCGTACATCTCCGAGGCATGCACCGGCATGCGGCTGGTGATGTGGGTGGGACCGATCACGAGCACGTCGTTGATCCACACCTTCTCGCCCGCGACCGTGCCTTCGACGTTGCCGCCGCTCTCGGCGGCCATGTCGACGACCACCGCACCGGGCTTCATGCGCGCAATCATGTCCGCGCTGATGATCTGCGGTGCCCGCTTGCCCGGAATCGCGGCGGTGGTGATCAGCGCATCGCACTGGCCCACAGCCTTGGCCAGGCGCTCGGCCTGTCTGGCTTTCTCTTCGTCGGTGAGTTCGCGCGCATAGCCACCCGTGCCCGCTGCGGCCACGCCGGTGTCGACGAACTTGGCGCCGAGCGATTCGATCTGCTCACGGGTTTCGGGGCGCACGTCGTAGGCTTCGACCATGGCGCCGATCCGGCGCGCGGTGGCAATCGCCTGCAGTCCGGCCACGCCGGCACCGATCACCAGCACCTTGGCCGGGCGGATGGTGCCTGCAGCGTAGGTGAGCATGGGGAAGAACTTGGGTGAGTGGTCCGCGGCAATCAGCGCGCACTCGTAGCCGGCCACTGCGGCCTGGCTGGAGAGCGCGTCCATGCTCTGCGAGCGCGAGATGCGCGGCAGCAGTTCGAGCGCAAAGGCGGTGATCTGCTTCTCCTGCAGCAGCTTCACCCGCTCGGCGTCCGCCCACGGCTGCAGCATGCCCAGCAGCACGCTGCCCGGCTTCATCGCCGCGATCGACGCCGTCGTCGGCGGCTGCACGCACAGCACCACCTCCGCTTCGCCGAACACCGCAGCGACGTCATCGACCAGACTGACCTCGGCAAACGCTTCATCACGGAAATGCGCCGGCACGCCTGCACCGACCTGCATCACCACATGGGCACCGAGGCCCTGATATTTCTTGACCACATCCGGCACGACCGGAATGCGGCGTTCGCCGGGATGAGTCTCAGCCGGCACACCAATCTTCAACGACATGACTCCTCCCTGCCAGGCCCTGCCCGGCATCTCAACATCACATTCTGGTATTCAAGGCCCGCGCGGACAGAAGGCCCGCGCGGGGAAAAACTCAGACCAGCTGTGCGAGCAGTGCGTCGGCGACTTCAACGCCTTCGCTCATGGCCTTGAGCGCAATGCCGCGACGACGATCGCCCGGCACACGCACGCCCTCATCGACGAGCATGGCCGTCAGCAGGGTCTCGACGCGCTCCAGATAGGTGTCGGTGCCGGCCAGCGCGCCCGGATCGATCACCAGGAAAGCCTGGCCGATGCGCGGACGATTGCCTTCCTCGACGAAGAAGGAGTCGGCCTCGAAGCCGAAGGCGGCGCCGGTCAGGGAGCAGCACAGCAGTTCCACCATCATTGCCAGCATCGCCCCCTTCACCCCGCCCGCCGGGCACATCATGCCCTCAAGCCCGGCTTTCGGGTCGGTGGTGGGCTCGCCGTTCCTGTCCAGCGCCCAGCCGGTCGGGATCGACTTGCCGTCGCGTGCCGCCACCATCAGCTTGCCACGCGCAACTTCGGACAAGGCGAGGTCGATCGTGATCGGCTCCCCGTCGCGCCGCGGAAACACCGCAGCGACCGGATTGGTGCCGAACAGGGCGCGCTTGCCGCCCCAGGCCGGCATCGCCGCCGGTGAGTTGCCGAAGGCAAGACCCACCATGCCAGCGGCAGCCACGGCCTCGAGGTGCAGTGCGGCCACCCCGAAATGGTGGCTGCGGGTGATGCCGGCAAAGGCCACGCCGCACTTGCGGGCGCGCTCGATCGCCTCCCTGATCGCCAGATCGCTGGCGGGGAAAGCCAGCCCCTCTTCGGCGTCGATCAGGCAGGCGGCTGCACGCTCACTCACCACCTTCGGCTTAGCATCGCCATTGACGCGCCCATTGCGCAGATGGGCAGCGTACTGCGACACCCGCGCCAGCCCATGCGAAGCCAGCCCCTGTGCTTCGGCCGCCACCAGCGACCTCGCGGTGGACGCCGCCATGTCTGGCCCTGCTCCGGCACGCGTCAGCGCAGCGGCAGTCAGTTCGAGCAGATGATCAATCGTGTGTCTGGCCATGCGCGGCTCCTCAGTCTGCAAGAAAACGGATGACGCGCTCTGCGATCAGGCTGCTCACGCGCTCGTTGGATTCAAACGTCACCCCGCCGATGTGCGGCGTGAGGATCAGGTTGGGGACACCGGCCAGCGCCGACCCAGCGGGCAGCGGTTCGGCCTCGAACACGTCCAGCGCCGCGCCGCCAAGGTGCCCGCTGCGAAGTGCCGCAGCCAGCGCCGCCTCGTCGACAATGCCGCCGCGTGCGGTGTTGATCAGCACTGCACCCGCCTTCATCGACTGGATGCAGGCAGCGCCGAACAGGCCGCGGGTGCCGTCGGTCAGCGGTACGTGCAGGCTGACGACATCGGCCGTACTCACCAGCGCATCGAGCGCCAGCGGGGTCACGCCCGACTCCGCCCACACCGGCGCATCGTTCGCGATCATCGGGTCATGCGCCACCACCTGCATGCCGAGGCCACGGGCCAGACGTGCCGTGAGCTGACCAATGCCGCCGAAGCCCACCAGGCCCAGCGTCTTGCCTGCGGTCTCGCGCCCATTCGACATGCGGGTACGCGGCCATTCGCCGGCCGCCACCTCGCTGCTCGACAGATAGCTGCCGCGCAGCAGCACCATCGCCGTGCCAATGACGTACTCGGCCACGGCAAGGGCATTGGCACCGGTGGCCGGGATCACTTCTACCCCTGCGGCCTTGCATCGCGCCACATCGATGTTGTCCAGTCCCACGCCGAGACGGCCCACCACTTTCAGTGCCGGCGCTGCTGGCAGCATGTCGGCGCTGACCTGGGTGCGGTTGCGCACGATCAGGCCATCCGCCTGCGCCAGCGCCGCGAGCAGGGCTGCCGGCTGGTCCACCAGTTTGGGGTCATACAGCACATCGAAACGGGCGCGCAGCGTATCCACCGCACTTTCATCCATGAACTCGGAGATCACGACCTTTGTCATTTTTTCCTCTATCTCTTGCTGGGGTTGGGCGTACGAAACGGCACGAATCAGATCAGGATGCCGGGGGGCAACGGCACCTTCAGGGCAAAGCGGAACAGCAGGAACAGGCCCACGACCATCGAGCACCCGGCGCCGCAGTAGATCATCGTCATGCGCGGGGTCCAGCGATCGAAATTGGCGATCAGCAGCCCGAGCACATAACCGATCAGGCTGGTGGTCAGGAAGCCGAGCGGCTCGAGCAGCAGCGCCCAGCCCAGCATGA
This genomic interval from Parazoarcus communis contains the following:
- a CDS encoding pyruvate carboxylase — translated: MKKIRSILVANRSEIAIRVFRAASEMNIRTVGIYAHEDRLALHRFKADEAYQVGAGKKPIQAYLDIPDIIRIAREAKVDAIHPGYGFLSENPDFAEACAAAGIAFIGPSPAVMRQLGNKVSARELAQRAGVPVVPATGALPYDLDASRRLAAEVGYPLMLKASWGGGGRGMRAIESEAELGDAIDAARREAAAAFGNDEVYLEKLVRRARHVEVQVLGDTHGQLVHLFERDCSVQRRNQKVVERAPAPYLDAWRRAELCEAALKLAREVGYSHAGTVEFLMDVDTGDFYFIEVNPRIQVEHTVTEQVTGVDIVKAQIRITEGARIGDEDSMIPDQEAIRLHGHALQCRVTTEDPENGFTPDYGRITAYRSAAGLGVRLDGGTAYSGAVITPFYDSLLVKVTVWGNTPDEASARMDRALREFRVRGVSTNLAFLENVIAHPLFTSGECTTRFIDETPELFDFPLRQDRATRQLNFLGEVIVNGNPEMKGRNAPPLPIPRPRLPACDRGAPIPPGSRDRLKEMGAEGFSKWMRDEPRVLLTDTTMRDAHQSLFATRMRTADMLAVAPHYARMGADLFSLECWGGATFDVAMRFLKEDPWQRLGLLREAIPNVLFQMLLRGSNAVGYTNYADNVVRHFVQQAARGPDGVGGIDLFRVFDSLNWVDNMRVAIDAVRDAGALCEAVMCYTGDLFDSSRSKYNLKYYVDMARALEKAGANILCIKDMAGVCRPNAVTELVRVLREETALPLHFHTHDTSGISAASVLAAVEAGVDAVDGALDSMSGLTSQPSLGSIVAALKGTARDPKVDLRALQSLSRYWEGVRRQYAPFEPDIRAGTSEVYRHEMPGGQYTNLREQARAVGIEERWPQVADAYAEVNLLFGDIVKVTPSSKVVGDMALFMVTNELRPQDITDPKRDIAFPESVVQLFRGELGYPPDGFPEALQKKVLNGLAPVVGRAADHLPDVDLAQAKAALETEIGRPVSETDLASSLMYPKVFRDFARHDNQYGDVSVLPTPAFFYGLVEGEEISVEIDRGKTLVIRLLGRSDTDDGHVKLFFELNGQPRLIKVPVAGFNAVERPQADPANPDQVGAPMPGMVGTVAVRPGQHVSKGDMLLTLEAMKMELSIKAERDGVVKQVYTTSGTVVAAKDLLLDFS
- a CDS encoding NAD(P)(+) transhydrogenase (Re/Si-specific) subunit beta, coding for MSSNWFVSMAYFIAAVVFILGLKAMSSPVTARRGIVWAGFAMIGATVVTFFMPGLHNVGLIVTAIVLGGGVAWWSGKTVKMTDMPQMVAIYNGMGGGAAAAIAGVELVRGAAHDGITSTLMALGAIIGAVAFSGSCVAFAKLQGIMKKAIRLPAQNNVNFFLALATFGVGLTVSYSAQPSGFEVFIFFVLALALGTVLVMPIGGADMPVVISLLNAFTGLAVGFEGFVLGNPALIVAGIVVGASGTLLTQLMAKAMNRPIKNIIFAPLTGAAAEGEGEAIEGTMKEFSALDAASVMRYASKVVIVPGYGMAVAGAQHKVWEMAQLLEEAGVEVVFAIHPVAGRMPGHMNVLLAEAGVPYDKIFDLEEINADFPQADVALVIGANDVVNPVARTDKSSPIYGMPILNVDMAHNVIVVKRGKGAGYSGIENALFYKDNCRMLYGSAQQAIGEVITHVKALEA
- a CDS encoding NAD(P) transhydrogenase subunit alpha encodes the protein MEGFAALYIFMLAAFAGYEVISRVPVILHTPLMSGSNFVHGVVLIGAMVALGHADPEDPVQLVIGFFAVFLGAANAAGGYIVTERMLAMFKPGGRKEGGAK
- a CDS encoding NAD(P) transhydrogenase subunit alpha — translated: MSLKIGVPAETHPGERRIPVVPDVVKKYQGLGAHVVMQVGAGVPAHFRDEAFAEVSLVDDVAAVFGEAEVVLCVQPPTTASIAAMKPGSVLLGMLQPWADAERVKLLQEKQITAFALELLPRISRSQSMDALSSQAAVAGYECALIAADHSPKFFPMLTYAAGTIRPAKVLVIGAGVAGLQAIATARRIGAMVEAYDVRPETREQIESLGAKFVDTGVAAAGTGGYARELTDEEKARQAERLAKAVGQCDALITTAAIPGKRAPQIISADMIARMKPGAVVVDMAAESGGNVEGTVAGEKVWINDVLVIGPTHITSRMPVHASEMYAKNLFNFISPFIKDGALALDWEDEVMAGCCLTHAGEVRHAGVKQILGL
- a CDS encoding Ldh family oxidoreductase; its protein translation is MARHTIDHLLELTAAALTRAGAGPDMAASTARSLVAAEAQGLASHGLARVSQYAAHLRNGRVNGDAKPKVVSERAAACLIDAEEGLAFPASDLAIREAIERARKCGVAFAGITRSHHFGVAALHLEAVAAAGMVGLAFGNSPAAMPAWGGKRALFGTNPVAAVFPRRDGEPITIDLALSEVARGKLMVAARDGKSIPTGWALDRNGEPTTDPKAGLEGMMCPAGGVKGAMLAMMVELLCCSLTGAAFGFEADSFFVEEGNRPRIGQAFLVIDPGALAGTDTYLERVETLLTAMLVDEGVRVPGDRRRGIALKAMSEGVEVADALLAQLV
- a CDS encoding hydroxyacid dehydrogenase, coding for MTKVVISEFMDESAVDTLRARFDVLYDPKLVDQPAALLAALAQADGLIVRNRTQVSADMLPAAPALKVVGRLGVGLDNIDVARCKAAGVEVIPATGANALAVAEYVIGTAMVLLRGSYLSSSEVAAGEWPRTRMSNGRETAGKTLGLVGFGGIGQLTARLARGLGMQVVAHDPMIANDAPVWAESGVTPLALDALVSTADVVSLHVPLTDGTRGLFGAACIQSMKAGAVLINTARGGIVDEAALAAALRSGHLGGAALDVFEAEPLPAGSALAGVPNLILTPHIGGVTFESNERVSSLIAERVIRFLAD